In the genome of Tannockella kyphosi, one region contains:
- a CDS encoding ABC transporter ATP-binding protein has translation MNIEVKHLTKYYGTNKVLDNISLQLENGVYGLIGPNGAGKTTLLHILLSILDFDEGKIIVNNNEIEFGSDDFIETLGYLPQYPTFYPAFEAEEFLTYMCILKGIPKNIIHQKVDSLLEMVNLEKDRKKKIKHFSGGMRQRLGIAQALINDPQLLILDEPTAGLDPKERIRFRNVIAKLSNDRIIIFSSHIILDIEYVASKIILLKEGQIEIANNQDEILQNMQGKIREIEIDKKEVDQFLSSKVAIRIKESNRDNYSIRFISNEQIGNEVAPSLEDMYMYYFGDTNDCL, from the coding sequence ATGAATATTGAGGTTAAACACTTAACGAAATACTATGGAACAAATAAAGTATTAGATAATATTTCATTACAGTTAGAAAATGGAGTATATGGTTTAATTGGTCCTAATGGTGCTGGTAAAACAACACTTCTACACATTTTGCTTTCGATACTAGACTTTGATGAAGGAAAGATTATAGTAAACAATAATGAGATAGAATTTGGGAGTGATGATTTCATTGAAACACTTGGATATTTGCCACAGTACCCTACATTTTATCCTGCCTTTGAAGCAGAAGAATTTCTAACATATATGTGTATTTTAAAAGGTATACCGAAAAACATAATTCATCAAAAAGTTGACTCATTATTGGAAATGGTAAATTTGGAAAAAGATCGTAAGAAAAAGATAAAACATTTTTCAGGAGGAATGAGGCAACGCTTGGGAATTGCCCAGGCACTAATTAATGACCCTCAGCTACTTATTTTAGATGAACCAACAGCAGGGTTAGATCCAAAAGAAAGAATAAGATTTCGTAATGTAATCGCCAAACTATCAAATGATAGAATTATTATTTTTTCATCCCATATCATTTTAGATATTGAATACGTAGCATCAAAAATTATTTTGTTAAAAGAAGGTCAAATAGAAATTGCAAATAACCAAGATGAAATATTACAAAACATGCAAGGTAAAATAAGAGAAATAGAAATAGATAAAAAAGAAGTAGATCAATTTTTATCTTCAAAAGTTGCGATTAGGATAAAAGAAAGCAATCGTGACAACTATTCTATTCGTTTCATTAGTAATGAACAAATAGGAAATGAAGTTGCACCCTCTTTAGAAGACATGTATATGTATTATTTTGGAGATACAAATGATTGTCTATGA
- a CDS encoding DUF2500 domain-containing protein has product MEGNNDAGSFIFLFFVICIVVVPIFYKMLRWSVVYSKNDAALVIEIKAKVVSKREDVAGHMYTAARRVKTTYYVTFETDNEERIEFEMSGTNQGMLVVGDVGELSYQGTRYLGFKR; this is encoded by the coding sequence GTGGAAGGTAATAATGATGCAGGAAGTTTCATTTTTTTATTTTTTGTAATATGTATAGTAGTAGTTCCAATATTTTATAAGATGCTTAGATGGAGTGTGGTGTACTCTAAGAATGATGCTGCACTTGTGATAGAAATAAAGGCAAAGGTTGTTTCAAAAAGAGAAGATGTAGCAGGACATATGTATACAGCTGCTCGACGTGTTAAAACTACCTATTATGTTACTTTTGAAACTGATAATGAGGAACGTATTGAGTTCGAGATGAGTGGTACAAATCAGGGTATGTTGGTTGTTGGAGATGTTGGAGAACTAAGTTATCAAGGGACAAGGTATCTAGGTTTTAAAAGATAA
- a CDS encoding nucleotidyl transferase family protein, producing the protein MKKIIVIIVGIVLLVGGYFLFTNDQNMEGEYTIEEVVYLTSLSSYSIDYYNDLIKDSSVVVGDTFSVGDEVIYTDYELIEDQLETILSDEIDGLFESDYEVYSIVADGQDVRYGMISQDEDLYLLIYMDEVINSISLLK; encoded by the coding sequence ATGAAAAAAATAATAGTAATAATAGTAGGAATAGTTTTGTTAGTAGGAGGATATTTCTTATTTACTAATGATCAGAATATGGAAGGAGAGTATACGATAGAAGAAGTAGTTTATTTAACATCGTTGTCTTCTTATAGTATAGATTATTATAATGATTTAATAAAAGATAGTAGTGTTGTTGTTGGAGATACTTTTAGTGTGGGAGATGAAGTTATTTATACGGATTATGAATTAATAGAAGATCAATTAGAAACTATTCTATCTGATGAAATCGATGGTTTATTTGAAAGTGATTATGAAGTGTATTCTATCGTAGCAGATGGGCAAGATGTTCGTTATGGAATGATTAGCCAAGATGAAGATTTGTATTTACTAATCTACATGGATGAAGTAATTAATAGTATTTCATTATTAAAATAA
- a CDS encoding heavy-metal-associated domain-containing protein — MINIIIGAIIIGLIAFGGYRTWLQLSGKRTCCGGTKEKVKKKKVDGVIGTIFIHIEGMHCAHCEATITNTLNSIEGVSAKVELSKNQAIVSYNKEISDCILKEAIEKKGFIVKSIERV, encoded by the coding sequence ATGATAAATATAATTATAGGAGCAATCATAATAGGGTTAATAGCTTTTGGAGGTTATCGAACATGGTTACAGTTAAGTGGAAAAAGAACTTGTTGTGGTGGAACAAAGGAAAAAGTAAAAAAGAAAAAGGTAGATGGAGTAATTGGTACTATCTTTATCCACATAGAAGGAATGCACTGTGCACATTGTGAAGCCACTATTACGAACACATTAAATTCAATAGAGGGAGTTAGTGCAAAAGTAGAATTATCTAAGAATCAAGCAATAGTTTCTTATAATAAAGAAATTAGTGATTGCATATTAAAAGAGGCAATTGAAAAGAAAGGTTTTATTGTAAAAAGTATAGAAAGAGTATAA